A stretch of DNA from Candidatus Thorarchaeota archaeon:
CCTTGATGCAGCATCTACTAATCGGTCCATGCTCCTATCTGTAGCGATGAGGCGTCCCGAGCCGTTCATCTCCTCCCAGAGCAGCTGGGTCTTCATTCCGGGAGCGGCACACGCATCCCACACGGTATCGCCCTCTTTTGCCTGCAAAGCCTTTGCGGCAAGCACACTCGCCTTGTCTTGAACGAGAATCTCGCCGTTGCGAAAGTGGTCTGAAGTCACTAGGTCACTTATGCCCGAAGACACACGAAAGACACCTTGAACTTCCGGGTCTCTCATGAAGCGAAGGTTGTGCGACCCAAGCTCTGCGACTACCGCCTCCTCCTCGGCCTTCAAGCGATTGACACGGATGAAGTAGTCCCGTGAAGAATTGTTCGCCTCCATCAGCATGATGGCCTCAGACTCGGTCATGTTCTTCAGGAGTGTCTCCACCATGAAAGTGGGATGAGAATACAGCACACTGAGTCTCTGTACTTCCGGGAGGCGATTAGCAAGGGCTGTCAGGTCTCTCTGCGTAGCGCGTCTGGCAGCTGCATATGCGCGCTTTGACATGAATGGATATAGCGTTCGTAGGCGGCTCAGAGGGGTGCTCTGTATTGTGTATTCATAGACAAACGCCCTCAATGTTCCCTTCTCCCAAGCCGTGAGCGACTCTGTGGTGCCGCGGCTCGAGGACTTGGAGATTAGGAAGTCAATCGTGTTGAGCCGTTTCAACACGCCCAACACAATCGCCTTGACTCCAGAATAGACCACGCTGTCGACATCAGTGGCATTCCTTAGTCCATGTAGCAGTGAGTGCAGTTCATCGTGGGACTTGTTGTAGCGACCAAGAATCTGAGCTGCTCGTAGTCTGATTGTGCGTTCTGACTCGAGGGGTCTCCCATCGCTTCTTGCATCGAATGTTGTATTCACATGAATTCACAACCCGGCCCAACATGAACATACTTCATGCGAGTCAGCATTACAGGGAAGTACTTCGCCCCGATGATTCCGGAGTTCTTGTAGCCACCGAGGTGTGGCATGTGGGGGTCGAAGTAGAGATGGTCCTGACTGATGTTTACTCCTGCCGCCTCGATTCCCTTTGCCCACTTCAATCTGACGTTCACGTCATCAGTGT
This window harbors:
- a CDS encoding RsmB/NOP family class I SAM-dependent RNA methyltransferase, with the translated sequence MNTTFDARSDGRPLESERTIRLRAAQILGRYNKSHDELHSLLHGLRNATDVDSVVYSGVKAIVLGVLKRLNTIDFLISKSSSRGTTESLTAWEKGTLRAFVYEYTIQSTPLSRLRTLYPFMSKRAYAAARRATQRDLTALANRLPEVQRLSVLYSHPTFMVETLLKNMTESEAIMLMEANNSSRDYFIRVNRLKAEEEAVVAELGSHNLRFMRDPEVQGVFRVSSGISDLVTSDHFRNGEILVQDKASVLAAKALQAKEGDTVWDACAAPGMKTQLLWEEMNGSGRLIATDRSMDRLVDAASRGKRLGMDDVQWVCADASKCPVRNADLILIDAPCSSTGVFRSHP